DNA sequence from the Alteribacter lacisalsi genome:
TGGGATCACCAAGCTTCCGCATAAGGAAGCAGATCAGTTTCTCAGTGCCATTCGCACCAGGTAACGCACAGGCCCGCAGGGATTAATCCCCCGGGTCTGTTCTTTTTCAGAGAATTCATACGCTCTTTTTCTTCAACGTGCTATAATTTTAAAGTAAAGATGCACGAAGGGGAAATGTCAGATGGATCCATTGGAAGTGATTCAGAAAAAAGAACACGCAGCAGCTTTTTATCAGCCTGTCATCAGCTCTGACGCTCATGCAGTTAATGGATATGAAGTGCTGGGAATGCTGAAAAACAAAGAGAGAACGGAGCCGCTGGGAGGTTTTTTCAGGGACCCTCTGGTGCCTGCTGAGTATAAGTGGGAAATTGACCAGAGAATCTATGAGCAGGCTTTTTCCTGTTATGTAAACAGTCCCGGCGCGCCTTTTCTGTTTTTAAATGTGCATGCCGGTGTGCTTTATGAGTTGGATGTCCATGAGCAGTTTCTGGCCATTATTGATTCCTTCAAAGACCAGGGGCTCAGTAAAAGTAAAATTGTGCTTCAGTTCAGGCAGAATGATTTCAAAGGAGATCCGGAAAGCTTTGGCCACCTGCTTAAGTTTTTTACGACGAGCGGGTTGAAAGTAGCCATCGATGATCTGGGAAGGCACGGAAGCGATCTTGACCTTCTGTCCAAGCTCGAACCCGACCTGCTGAAAATTGATCTCATGGAAATCGGAAATCATGAGTCTGCCTTTGATTACAGAAATGTGCTTGACGCGCTGGCCGTTTTTTCAAAGAAAATCGGTGCTTCGCTTATGTTTAAAGGAATTGAGGATTTTCATCATCTCTATCTTGCCTGGCGTCACGGAGGGCAGTTCATGGAAGGGAATTATCTGATGAGACCGGCGGATAAGTGGGTCAGTCCGGAAGCCATGACACCGTCATTTAAAGAAAAAATCAAATCTTTTATTGTTCGGGAAAACAGGCGGCTTCAGGACCAGATTGCTTTTGTACTGGAGGTGGACACCAAACTCATCCGCCTGGAAAAAGACCTTCCGCTAAATGCAGGTAAAGATCACCGGGCGGTCCAGGTGGCAAAAGCGCTCTCTGCTATGGCGTTTAGAGTGTACAGCTGCGATCGGTTCGGCTATCAGCTCACCTGTAACTGGATTAAGGACATCCAGTCGGGCTGGACTTCACAGGAAGAGGCAAAAGGAAAGAACTGGAGCTGGCGCTCTTATTTTCTTGAAAACCTTGCGCAGATGGAAGGACGCAAGGCAGGCATACTCTCTGACATGTACAGGGATATCGAAACCAATGAACTGATCAGAACCTATTCCTATCCTCTGGGAGAAAATGAATTTATTTTTATCGACCTTGATCCATCGTTTCTTTACGAGCGTGACTGGCTGATGTAATATACGATAGGATGCCGGGCAGGTTTTCTGCCCGGCTTTTCGGTTTGGTTACCTTCATAGCAGATGGACCGTTTTAAAAATGGATTCGGCCCCGGGAACCGTTCACGGTGTACCGGCCGGGTGTACTGAGGTATAATGAACATGAAGGCGAGGCTGAAGAGGAGAGTATAAATGAAAAAATGGATCGCTTTTGCGCTGCTTCTGACTGCTCTTGCCCTGTTGTGGCAAACCGATTTTGTCACTGCAGCAAGAAACAGCAATACAGAATTCTTTACAGATACGCTGTTTGAACAGTGGGGCCCTTTTCTTCTTGCAGTGACAATACCGCTTATGATTGTTCAGAATATTTTTACTCTTTTTCCGGTACTTCTTGTAATCGTGGTGCATAATCTTGCGTTCGGTTTTTTCTGGGGAAGTATTTTCAGTCTGGCTGGCACTGTGGCCGGGGCATTAGCGTGCTTTTATATCGTCCGCTATTTCAATGTAGGATGGGTACGGAAAGTGCAGGAGAAAAATGAGGAGAAATTCGAAAAATACTACCGCTGGATAAAAAAATACGGCGTCATGATGATCATTGTGCTCAGAAGTGTTCCTGTGTTTCCGAGTAATATTATCTCTGCTGCAGCGGCTTTTACGCCGATCGGCAGCAGATCATATTTCTGGTCCTGTGTATTCGGAAATACCTCCATGGTCTGGCTTCTCTCACTTCTCAGTGCTCCTGTATGGGCCGGAGATGCGGAGGGGAGTTTCGTTTCCTGGCTGCTGGCAGGGTATCTTGCCTACTGTGCCATGCTGCTATTGTTCTTTGTGCAGCAGGAAGTAAGCAGCAGACGGATTCGAACGGTCAGGAAGCAGAGAATATCCTAATAAAAAGTACAGGCACACAAGGGCTTGTACTTTTTTAAAAACCAGTGATTTAGTACCATATTAGAAAAGGGACAAGAAACAGGAAGGGGAGGCTGATATGATTACTGCCGCATGGATTCTGTCTGCAGCGATTATCCTTATCGTGGTAACGGTGAGGACTGTTGAAAACAAGAAGAAAACAGACCCTTTTGCTTTTGAAGGAGAAAGAGAGAAGCTGCTGGGCAGCCTCGAAGAAACACGGCTCAGCCCGGCCATGGCAGTAAAACTTCTATCCAGGCGAGGTCTTTCATCAAATGATGTTACAGCAGGTCTGCTCCATGCTGCTTATAAAGGTGCAGTAAAACTGGAGTATGATCATACCGGAGGGAATCACCGGTTTTCAGACTCCCGTCCGGACAAGGAGCATGAACCTTTGACGGAGGATGAAAGATACCTTCTTGACTGGCTTTTGTACCGGGTCGGCCGGGATGGCCACTTCCATGTTGATGATCTGGCCGGCTTTACAGGGGACAAACAAAAGATGGAGCAGTATCTTCAAGACCTTTATGAATGGGAAAAACAGACTATTGCCTCTATGAAAGCCTTTGATCTGTACCGGCCTCTTAGTCTCCCGAGAATGATTCTGGCCGGTACAGGGGCAGCAGGCATTCTAACAGGAAGTGTTTTCTTATTTTTCCACCCATTTTCAGGAATAGCTGTCTTTCTCGCCGCACTATTCAGTCTTATATCGATCCGGTCTGTATCTCCACATACAGCGGCGGGAAGAATGGAGGAAGCAAGGTGGCGGACCTATTACCGGATGCTAACGGACATAAATGCTGAAGAGATAGGCAGAGAGCACCTCTCATCCGCCTTTATTTTTGCGGTTGCCTTCAAGGTTGTTGACCGGTTTTTTAC
Encoded proteins:
- a CDS encoding EAL domain-containing protein; translation: MDPLEVIQKKEHAAAFYQPVISSDAHAVNGYEVLGMLKNKERTEPLGGFFRDPLVPAEYKWEIDQRIYEQAFSCYVNSPGAPFLFLNVHAGVLYELDVHEQFLAIIDSFKDQGLSKSKIVLQFRQNDFKGDPESFGHLLKFFTTSGLKVAIDDLGRHGSDLDLLSKLEPDLLKIDLMEIGNHESAFDYRNVLDALAVFSKKIGASLMFKGIEDFHHLYLAWRHGGQFMEGNYLMRPADKWVSPEAMTPSFKEKIKSFIVRENRRLQDQIAFVLEVDTKLIRLEKDLPLNAGKDHRAVQVAKALSAMAFRVYSCDRFGYQLTCNWIKDIQSGWTSQEEAKGKNWSWRSYFLENLAQMEGRKAGILSDMYRDIETNELIRTYSYPLGENEFIFIDLDPSFLYERDWLM
- a CDS encoding TVP38/TMEM64 family protein, producing MKKWIAFALLLTALALLWQTDFVTAARNSNTEFFTDTLFEQWGPFLLAVTIPLMIVQNIFTLFPVLLVIVVHNLAFGFFWGSIFSLAGTVAGALACFYIVRYFNVGWVRKVQEKNEEKFEKYYRWIKKYGVMMIIVLRSVPVFPSNIISAAAAFTPIGSRSYFWSCVFGNTSMVWLLSLLSAPVWAGDAEGSFVSWLLAGYLAYCAMLLLFFVQQEVSSRRIRTVRKQRIS
- a CDS encoding DUF2207 family protein, encoding MITAAWILSAAIILIVVTVRTVENKKKTDPFAFEGEREKLLGSLEETRLSPAMAVKLLSRRGLSSNDVTAGLLHAAYKGAVKLEYDHTGGNHRFSDSRPDKEHEPLTEDERYLLDWLLYRVGRDGHFHVDDLAGFTGDKQKMEQYLQDLYEWEKQTIASMKAFDLYRPLSLPRMILAGTGAAGILTGSVFLFFHPFSGIAVFLAALFSLISIRSVSPHTAAGRMEEARWRTYYRMLTDINAEEIGREHLSSAFIFAVAFKVVDRFFTAFPIQEAGELKVNEEPFPLYYFAPAGSFVLSAEGIRMYEELEQGFDRVENAPVAMTDSDLPDGLD